The Ralstonia pseudosolanacearum genome includes the window GCGCCGATGAAGCAGTTGTCCTCGATGATGACCGGGTTGGCCTGCAGCGGCTCCAGCACGCCGCCGATGCCCACGCCGCCCGACAGGTGCACGTTCTTGCCGATCTGCGCGCACGAGCCGACCGTGGCCCAGGTGTCGACCATGGTGCCTTCGTCCACGTAGGCGCCGATGTTCACGTACGAGGGCATCAGCACGGCGTTCCTGCCGATGAACGAACCGCGGCGCGCCACGGCCGGCGGCACCACGCGGAAGCCGCCGCGCGCGAAGTCGTCGGCCGTGTAGCTGGCGAACTTGCTGGGCACCTTGTCATAGAAGTGCGTGAAGCCGCCGGCCGTCATCGGGGCGTTGTCTTCCAGGCGGAACGACAGCAGCACGGCCTTCTTCACCCACTGGTTGACGATCCACTGGCCGTCCTTCTTCTCGGCCACGCGCAGCGCGCCCTGGTCGAGCTGGCCGATCACGGTGGCGACGGCTGCGCGGATATCATCCGGCGCGGCCTTGGGCGACAGGTTGGCGCGGTCTTCCCACGCTTGTTCGATCAGCGATTGCAGTTGTTGCGACATGGTCTTGTTGGCTCTTGGAGAGAAAGAGGGAAATCAGCGTTGCTGGCAGAACTCGACGATGCGGCGCGCGCCGTCCAGGCACTCGTCCACGCCGGCCACCAGCGCGATGCGGACGTAGTCCTGGCCTGGGTTGACGCCGTGCGCTTCGCGGGCGAGGTAGCTGCCCGGCAGCACGGCGACGTTCTTGGCGGCCAGCAGCTCGCGCGCGAACGCGGTGTCCGACAGGCCGGTGCGCTTGACGTTGGCCCACAGATAGAAGGCCGCATCGGGCAGGGCCACGTCCAGCACCTCGGCCAGCATCGGCGTGACCGACTGGAACTTCCTGACGTACTGCGCGCGGTTCTCGCGCACGTGGGTCTCGTCGTTCCAGGCCGCGATGCTGGCGGATTGCACCGCCGGGTTCATCGCGCTGCCGTGATACGTGCGATACAGCAGGTAGGCCTTGATCAGCTTGGCGTCGCCCGCCACGAAGCCCGAGCGCATGCCCGGCACGTTGGAGCGCTTGGACAGGCTCGAGAACATCACCAGCCGCTCGAAGCCGCGGCCGAGCTGGTGCGCGGCCTGCAGCGCACCCAGCGGCGGGTTGGCCTCGTCGAAGTAGATCTCGGAATAGCACTCGTCCGACGCGATGACGAAGCCGTACCGGTCGGACAGCGCGAACAACTGCTTCCAGTCCTCCAGCGTGAGCACGGCACCGGTCGGGTTGCCGGGGCTGCACACGAAGACGAGCTGTACGTTGCGCCATTCTTCCGGCGTGATGGCGTCGAAGTCGGGCGCGTAGTTACGCGCCGGGTTGCTGTTGGCGAACAGCGGCTGCGCACCGGCCAGCAGGGCCGAGCCTTCGTAGATCTGGTAGAACGGGTTCGGGCACAGCACACGCGCGCCGGGCTTGCTGCCGTCGATCACGGTCTGCGCAAAGGCGAACAGCGCTTCGCGCGAGCCGTTGACCGGCAGCACCTCGGTGGCGGCGTCGACCTTGGGCAGGCCGTAGCGGCGCTCCAGCCAGGCGGCGATGCACTGGCGCAGCGCGTCGGAGCCGGCCGTCGTGGGATAATTCGCCAGTCCGCCCAGCGAGGCCATCAGCGCGTCTTTCACCAGCGCCGGTGTCGGATGCTTGGGCTCGCCGATGCCGAAGCTGATCGGCGCATGCGCGGGGCTGGGCGTCACGTCCTTGACGAGCGCTTTCAGTTTCTCGAACGGATACGGCTGGAGGCTGGACAGGCGCGGATTCACGGTGTTGGGCATGGACCGGATGGGTCGGAGTGGGCCGGGGGGCTGAGCAAGCATGGCGCTTGCGGATGAAGCCCGAAATTATACGGCCAACGTGCGTCAGTCGCCCCAAGACATTGCTCATTGCTGGAAGCGGCGGTTTCCCGCCGTTTTTTTATTGGTCACATGACATCGATTGCATCTCCGGCGCAGGCCGCCACCCACGACGCGCCGCAGTGGACGTCCGCGCTCCACATCCTGGTCGGCGCCTCGGTCTGGGGGATTTCCTGGTACCCGTACCGGCTGCTGGCCGGGTGGGGGCTGGGCAGCCTGCTGGCCTCGGCCATGACGGGCGCGGCGGCGGCCATCGTCGCGGCGGTGGCGCTGCGGCGGCACTTCCATACGTTCCGGTGGTCCTGGCTGATTCCGGCGCTGGGGCTGGTGGCGGGCGTGACCAATGCCGGGTTCGTCTGGGGCGCGGTGCACGGCACGGTCATGCGCGTGCTGCTGCTGTTCTACCTCACCCCGCTGTGGACCGCGCTGCTGGCCCGGCTGTGGCTGCACGAGCGGCTGGGCGCGCGCGGCGCGGCGCAGCTTGTGGTGGCGCTCTTCGGCGCCGGCCTGATGCTGGGCGCCGGCAACGCCGGCATGCCCTGGCCGGGCACGGCCGCCGAGTGGGCCGGCCTGGTCTCGGGGCTGACCTTCGCGTGCAACAACGTGCTGGCGCGGCTGGTCGGGCAGCGCCAGCCGACCATGCGGGCCGAGCTGCGGACCGTGGTGGTCTTCGCCGGCAGCGCCCTGGTTGGCCTGCCGGCGGCGGTCTGGCTGGAGGGCGTACAAGCCGTACCGGTCGCGCTGGCCACGTCCGACGTGTGGCTGCTCGTCGGCGGCATGGCCGCTGTGCTGGTGGCCGGCAACACCATGGTGCAGCGCGGCCTGCAACGCCTGCCGGCCAACCGCGCCGCGCTGCTGATGCTGTTCGAAATCGTGGTGGCCGCGGCATCGTCGGCGTGGCTGACGGCGGAACGCCTGTCGGCGCAGGAGATGGCGGGCGGCGCCTGCATCATCCTGGCGGGTGTCCTGTCGGGGCTGTCGCGGCGCAAGTAGGGTCATCACCGTCAGGCTTTTCGCAACCAACCAGGAGTTCGCATGCTGTCGCGCTGGATGTCCGTCGCCGTCACCGTCGTTTTCGCAGCCGCCCTGTCGGCGCTGTCTTCCGTGTCGCAGGCCGCGCCGGCCGCAGCGGCCACCGACGCGGCCGCCTATGGCCCGCGCCTGGAAGGCTTCGACTATCCGGCGCCGGTCAAACTGTATCGGTTCACGTCGCAGGGCAATGCGCTGGAGATGGCGTACCTGGACATCGCGCCCCGGCAGCCCAACGGCCAGGTGGCGGTGCTGCTGCACGGCAAGAACTTCTGCGCGGCCACCTGGGCGGGCACGATCGCAGCGCTCGCCGGCGCGGGCTACCGCGTGATCGCGCCCGACCAGATCGGCTTCTGCAAATCGAGCAAGCCGCGCGCCTACCAGTATTCGTTCCAGCAGTTGGCCAGCAACACGCACGCGCTGCTGGCGTCGCTGGGCATCGGCCAGGCCATCGTGATCGGCCACTCCACCGGCGGCATGTTGGCGACCCGCTATGCGCTGATGTATCCGGCCGAAGTGTCGCGGCTGGTGATGATCAACCCGATCGGCCTGGCAGACTGGAAAGCCAAGGGCGTGCCGCCGATGACGGTCGACCAGTGGTACACGCGCGAAAAGCAGACCACCGCCGACCGCATCCGCGCCTATGAGCAGTCGACCTATTACGCCGGCCAGTGGCGCGCCGACTACGAGCCCTGGGTGCAGATGCTGGCGGGCATGTACCGCGGCCCCGGTCGCGATCTTGTCGCATGGAACTCCGCGCTGCTGTACGACATGATCTACACCCAGCCGGTGGTCTACGAATTCGGCCAGTTGCGCCCGTGGACGCTGCTGCTGATCGGCCAGAAGGACACCACCGCCATCGCCAAGGACACAGCGCCGCCGGCAGTCCGCTCGCAGTTGGGCAACTACCCGGAACTGGGCCGCGCCGCCGCGCGGGCGATTCCGCACGCCACGCTGGTCGAGTTTCCCGATGCGGGTCATGCGCCACAGATCCAGGTGCCGGTTGCGTTGCACAACGCCTTGCTGGAATGGCTGGCCAGCCCGGAGCCCGCGCGCACCCGGCGCCCCGATTGAGCGAAATCCGCGCGCGTCATGCCGATTGCTTACAAATCCGATGCAATTGGGTGTCCGATGGGGCGCATTTCGTCGGTTTTTGTGCGCCAAGCAAGGGCTGGAGCGGGGAGGGCCGATGGTATGATGGCGCCGTCCGCGCCCCCGCGCGAGCCTCTGCCGTTTCGCTTCCGCTCAGCGTTGTGTGATCGGCGGAGCGCGTGGTTCGGGTGCCCGCTTCACCACTTACTGATCCCTTCGAGACGACCTCAACGTGCGCCTCTCCTCGATCAAGCTCGCAGGCTTCAAGTCTTTCGTCGAACCGACCAATTTCCATGTTCCGGGCCAGCTCGTCGGCATCGTTGGCCCGAACGGTTGCGGTAAATCCAACATCATCGATGCCGTGCGCTGGGTGCTCGGCGAATCACGCGCCGCCGAACTGCGCGGCGAGTCGATGCAGGACGTCATCTTCAACGGCTCCACCCAGCGCAAGCCGGCCGGCCGGGCCAGCGTCGAACTCGTGTTCGACAACGCCGAAGGCCGCGCCGCCGGCCAGTGGAGCCAGTACGCGGAGATCGCCGTCAAGCGCGTGCTCAGCCGCGACGGCACCTCGTCGTACTTCATCAACAACCAGGCAGTGCGCCGCCGCGACATCCAGGACATCTTCCTCGGCACGGGCCTGGGCCCGCGCGCCTACGCCATCATCGGGCAGGGGATGATCTCGCGCATCATCGAGGCCAAGCCCGACGACATGCGCATCTTCCTGGAAGAGGCCGCGGGCGTCTCCAAGTACAAGGAGCGCCGCCGCGAGACCGAGAACCGCCTGGCCGACACGCGCGAGAATCTCACGCGCGTCGAAGACATCCTGCGCGAGCTCGGC containing:
- the dapD gene encoding 2,3,4,5-tetrahydropyridine-2,6-dicarboxylate N-succinyltransferase, producing MSQQLQSLIEQAWEDRANLSPKAAPDDIRAAVATVIGQLDQGALRVAEKKDGQWIVNQWVKKAVLLSFRLEDNAPMTAGGFTHFYDKVPSKFASYTADDFARGGFRVVPPAVARRGSFIGRNAVLMPSYVNIGAYVDEGTMVDTWATVGSCAQIGKNVHLSGGVGIGGVLEPLQANPVIIEDNCFIGARSEVVEGVIVEENSVISMGVYLGQSTKIYDRETGEVHYGRVPAGSVVVPGNLPSKDGSYSLYCAVIVKKVDAQTRAKTSLNELLRGD
- the dapC gene encoding succinyldiaminopimelate transaminase — protein: MPNTVNPRLSSLQPYPFEKLKALVKDVTPSPAHAPISFGIGEPKHPTPALVKDALMASLGGLANYPTTAGSDALRQCIAAWLERRYGLPKVDAATEVLPVNGSREALFAFAQTVIDGSKPGARVLCPNPFYQIYEGSALLAGAQPLFANSNPARNYAPDFDAITPEEWRNVQLVFVCSPGNPTGAVLTLEDWKQLFALSDRYGFVIASDECYSEIYFDEANPPLGALQAAHQLGRGFERLVMFSSLSKRSNVPGMRSGFVAGDAKLIKAYLLYRTYHGSAMNPAVQSASIAAWNDETHVRENRAQYVRKFQSVTPMLAEVLDVALPDAAFYLWANVKRTGLSDTAFARELLAAKNVAVLPGSYLAREAHGVNPGQDYVRIALVAGVDECLDGARRIVEFCQQR
- a CDS encoding DMT family transporter, giving the protein MTSIASPAQAATHDAPQWTSALHILVGASVWGISWYPYRLLAGWGLGSLLASAMTGAAAAIVAAVALRRHFHTFRWSWLIPALGLVAGVTNAGFVWGAVHGTVMRVLLLFYLTPLWTALLARLWLHERLGARGAAQLVVALFGAGLMLGAGNAGMPWPGTAAEWAGLVSGLTFACNNVLARLVGQRQPTMRAELRTVVVFAGSALVGLPAAVWLEGVQAVPVALATSDVWLLVGGMAAVLVAGNTMVQRGLQRLPANRAALLMLFEIVVAAASSAWLTAERLSAQEMAGGACIILAGVLSGLSRRK
- a CDS encoding alpha/beta fold hydrolase is translated as MLSRWMSVAVTVVFAAALSALSSVSQAAPAAAATDAAAYGPRLEGFDYPAPVKLYRFTSQGNALEMAYLDIAPRQPNGQVAVLLHGKNFCAATWAGTIAALAGAGYRVIAPDQIGFCKSSKPRAYQYSFQQLASNTHALLASLGIGQAIVIGHSTGGMLATRYALMYPAEVSRLVMINPIGLADWKAKGVPPMTVDQWYTREKQTTADRIRAYEQSTYYAGQWRADYEPWVQMLAGMYRGPGRDLVAWNSALLYDMIYTQPVVYEFGQLRPWTLLLIGQKDTTAIAKDTAPPAVRSQLGNYPELGRAAARAIPHATLVEFPDAGHAPQIQVPVALHNALLEWLASPEPARTRRPD